A region from the Muribaculum gordoncarteri genome encodes:
- a CDS encoding AAA family ATPase: MDYMKEFKDISAEEAVILWQASRLSLSKSYEKAPEILKVHGSVIGTLGNFSASIGKAKSKKTFNVSAIVAAALKNGTVLRYVAELSDGKRKVLYVDTEQSPYHCLKVMKRILRMAGLPDDRDNENLEFLALRKYTPEQRIKIVEQAIYNTPDIGLVIIDGIRDMVYDINSPGESTRIISKLMQWTDDRQIHIHTILHQNKGDENARGHIGTELNNKAETVLLVEKDKSNGDISNVSAMHIRAMDFEPFAFRINDSALPELIEGYKPEAKKPGRPEEEKFDPYRHITEQQHRIALEAVFGLKEEYGYKELEDALIKSYTSIGVKLNHQKAVPLITMLRNKRMIVQENGRKYTFMPDFHY; this comes from the coding sequence ATGGACTATATGAAAGAGTTTAAGGACATATCGGCAGAAGAAGCCGTAATCCTTTGGCAAGCCTCACGTTTGAGTCTGTCGAAAAGTTATGAGAAAGCACCTGAAATCCTCAAAGTGCATGGTTCTGTCATTGGGACATTGGGCAATTTCAGTGCATCCATCGGCAAAGCCAAAAGTAAAAAGACATTCAATGTTTCGGCTATCGTAGCCGCTGCATTGAAGAATGGCACAGTGTTGCGGTATGTAGCGGAACTCTCCGACGGGAAGCGGAAAGTGCTTTATGTTGATACGGAGCAAAGTCCTTATCATTGTCTGAAAGTCATGAAACGTATTTTACGGATGGCAGGCTTGCCTGATGACAGGGATAATGAGAACCTTGAGTTTCTCGCCTTGAGAAAATACACACCTGAGCAGCGTATAAAGATTGTCGAACAGGCTATCTATAATACGCCCGACATTGGTCTTGTAATCATAGACGGCATCCGTGACATGGTATATGACATCAACAGCCCCGGCGAATCCACACGCATCATATCCAAACTGATGCAGTGGACGGACGACAGGCAGATACATATCCATACGATACTGCACCAGAACAAAGGGGATGAGAATGCGAGAGGGCATATCGGCACGGAGTTGAACAATAAGGCGGAAACCGTATTGCTGGTGGAAAAAGACAAAAGCAACGGAGATATAAGCAATGTTTCAGCCATGCACATCCGGGCAATGGATTTCGAGCCTTTTGCCTTTCGTATCAATGACAGTGCCTTGCCTGAACTCATAGAGGGTTACAAACCCGAAGCGAAGAAACCGGGAAGACCGGAAGAGGAAAAGTTCGACCCTTACAGGCATATTACCGAGCAGCAGCACCGTATCGCATTGGAAGCCGTTTTCGGGCTGAAAGAGGAATACGGTTACAAGGAACTGGAAGATGCCTTAATCAAAAGCTATACGTCAATAGGTGTAAAGCTGAACCATCAAAAGGCGGTACCGCTCATCACCATGCTTCGCAACAAACGGATGATAGTGCAGGAGAACGGCAGAAAATACACATTCATGCCCGACTTCCACTATTAA
- a CDS encoding response regulator transcription factor yields MDVLRKELNHIYSSQHLENEILDIDEIDRCKKMADSMVSVTNACCVITDAAHDYCYLFGGELVSLLGIADEPCVYKEICSSDEDVIYTRLHPEDLVEKRMLEYEYFKFVDTLSSEEKLRYKATCRIRVKDNEGNYRILDNSTQILKPSPLGKIWLILCCYDLSPYQMDDNGINARIKNNHSGEIIRFSFADRKGSILTEREKEILMLIKDGKPSKLIADALGISIHTVNRHRQNILERLSVGNSVEAIMAATSMGIL; encoded by the coding sequence ATGGATGTATTGCGAAAAGAGCTTAATCATATTTATTCATCCCAGCATCTTGAGAACGAAATTCTCGATATTGATGAGATTGACCGATGCAAGAAGATGGCTGATAGTATGGTTTCGGTTACTAATGCCTGTTGCGTTATAACTGATGCCGCACACGATTATTGTTATCTTTTCGGCGGGGAACTGGTGTCGTTGCTCGGTATTGCTGATGAACCATGCGTTTACAAAGAGATTTGCTCAAGCGATGAGGATGTCATATACACCAGGCTTCATCCCGAGGATCTTGTGGAAAAGAGAATGTTGGAATATGAGTACTTCAAATTTGTGGATACTTTGTCGTCTGAAGAGAAATTGCGTTACAAGGCCACATGCCGCATAAGGGTGAAGGACAATGAGGGTAATTATCGGATATTGGACAATAGTACTCAAATATTGAAGCCTTCGCCGTTAGGGAAAATATGGCTGATTCTGTGTTGTTACGATCTGTCGCCTTATCAAATGGATGATAACGGCATCAACGCTCGTATAAAGAATAACCATTCAGGCGAAATAATAAGGTTCTCTTTCGCCGATAGAAAGGGTAGTATATTGACCGAGCGCGAAAAGGAGATACTTATGTTAATAAAGGATGGGAAGCCGAGCAAGCTGATAGCTGATGCATTGGGAATCAGCATACATACGGTAAACCGACACAGGCAAAATATTCTTGAGCGATTGAGCGTGGGTAATTCCGTTGAGGCAATAATGGCGGCAACTTCTATGGGAATTTTGTAG
- a CDS encoding DIP1984 family protein, producing the protein MKLAEALQIRADLQKRIAQMPMRLNNNAKVQEGSSPSENPQELLDELNRLLEQLEQLVVKINIANSRVVADDGTTMTALIARRDTLKRHIDIMRGFLDAASDLTPRHTLTEIRVISTVNVAELRKKCDALSKELRELEIRIQSLNWTLEMD; encoded by the coding sequence ATGAAATTAGCTGAAGCTTTACAGATAAGAGCCGACCTGCAGAAGCGTATCGCACAGATGCCGATGCGACTCAACAATAACGCCAAGGTTCAGGAGGGCTCCTCGCCAAGCGAGAATCCGCAGGAGCTGCTCGATGAACTCAATCGACTGCTTGAGCAACTTGAGCAACTCGTAGTGAAAATCAACATCGCCAACAGCCGCGTGGTGGCCGACGACGGCACTACGATGACCGCACTTATTGCACGGCGTGACACATTGAAGCGTCACATCGACATAATGCGCGGATTTCTTGACGCGGCGAGCGATCTTACTCCGCGACACACTCTTACCGAAATAAGGGTCATAAGCACTGTCAACGTGGCCGAGCTGCGCAAGAAGTGTGACGCACTATCCAAGGAGTTGCGTGAACTTGAAATAAGAATACAGTCGTTGAACTGGACATTGGAAATGGACTGA
- a CDS encoding aldo/keto reductase, whose translation MNYRILGKTGYKVSEISLGTWQLGSKWGDPFDEKVARNTLEAAYEQGINLFDTADIYQDGMSEKAVGEFVRSKSEKIYVVTKCGRKLNPHVAEGYNKDNITRFALDSLKNLGVESLDMLLLHCPPTAVYHSDEAFTTLDNLKSQGIVRNYGVSVERIDEAIAAMQYGISAIEVIFNMFRLRPADELFAAAHENNVGIIVRVPLASGLLTGKFNENSVFGENDHRNYNRDGKFFDKGETFSGIDYMTGLKAAKELKEALGTDNLAETALRYILMYPEVSTVIPGASSPQQIVDNARATQLPPFTIEQMAIVRDIYNRYIREQVHDKW comes from the coding sequence ATGAACTACAGGATTTTAGGAAAGACCGGCTATAAGGTGAGCGAAATCTCACTCGGCACATGGCAACTCGGCAGCAAATGGGGCGATCCATTTGACGAAAAAGTTGCACGTAACACACTTGAAGCTGCTTATGAACAAGGCATCAACCTCTTTGACACAGCCGACATATATCAGGACGGCATGAGCGAAAAGGCTGTAGGCGAATTCGTAAGGAGCAAATCTGAAAAAATATACGTTGTCACAAAATGCGGACGAAAACTCAATCCGCACGTTGCCGAAGGCTACAACAAGGACAACATAACCCGCTTTGCACTAGATTCGCTCAAGAATCTCGGCGTGGAAAGCCTTGACATGCTGCTGCTTCATTGTCCGCCCACCGCTGTTTATCATAGCGACGAGGCATTCACAACCCTCGACAACCTGAAGTCGCAGGGCATAGTCCGCAACTACGGCGTAAGCGTGGAGCGCATCGACGAAGCCATCGCGGCAATGCAATACGGCATATCGGCCATTGAAGTGATATTCAATATGTTCCGCCTCCGACCGGCCGACGAGCTCTTTGCTGCGGCTCATGAAAACAATGTCGGCATCATTGTCCGCGTTCCACTGGCAAGCGGTCTGCTCACAGGCAAATTTAACGAAAACTCCGTATTCGGCGAAAACGATCACCGCAACTACAATCGCGACGGAAAATTCTTTGACAAAGGCGAAACTTTCTCGGGAATCGACTACATGACCGGCCTAAAAGCAGCCAAGGAACTTAAAGAAGCCCTCGGCACCGATAATTTGGCCGAAACTGCATTGCGCTACATTCTCATGTACCCCGAAGTAAGCACCGTTATCCCCGGCGCAAGCTCTCCACAACAGATTGTCGACAATGCCCGCGCTACACAGTTACCGCCGTTTACCATCGAACAGATGGCAATCGTGCGTGACATCTACAATCGCTACATACGTGAGCAAGTGCATGACAAATGGTGA
- a CDS encoding alpha-amylase family glycosyl hydrolase, with amino-acid sequence MRKLYMLFILPLLAHFHAVYSRASEFDWGNATVYFVITDRFCNGDSANDVNYGRIVDYGSEQLNAATFHGGDFKGMLQKAKEDYFTDLGIDVVWMTDVYEQIHGWMSGSGSVNDFPHYGYHGYYPLDYTQIDKNYGTVEEFRELVDTLHSQGIRVMLGANLNDPGYPTLLDAVQNGFADTGLTEAEAARHSRDWSYDDFYAGRLDWNGWYDRGWIRMPDEDWDESNLLEATLFGLPDFKDESDSPVAIPDFFHRKWDREGSTNDAWVNPSARKYRKDRKWSPMQYLIAWISSWVEEFGIDGFRCDIVENVHTYRWKELNLACNEALAKWRSAHPESSASKWTDKFYMTGDFDNASIDYKPEYAAAGFSSMVNFFFPKYGDLDNIVYTWQAYADSVAAHADWHPFSYLNNSYHRDADMSNMIDCATTLLLSPGVAQVFYGDETGRELSDARFNVDSDQAFRSDMDWNKIDCAQLKHFQRLGTIRNSNPVIGSGRQKTLDVHTCIRYNDNDTILIRVLPVDGEPIIVKGIFDDGVELVELYTGQIATVVNGIITFPHYANKIALIRPR; translated from the coding sequence ATGAGAAAGTTATACATGCTTTTTATTCTGCCTCTTTTGGCGCATTTTCACGCGGTATATTCACGGGCATCGGAGTTTGACTGGGGTAATGCCACGGTTTACTTCGTGATAACCGACAGGTTTTGTAACGGGGATTCGGCCAACGATGTGAATTATGGCCGCATTGTGGACTATGGAAGCGAGCAGTTGAATGCCGCTACTTTCCATGGCGGCGACTTTAAAGGTATGCTCCAAAAGGCGAAGGAGGACTATTTCACTGACTTGGGTATTGATGTAGTGTGGATGACCGATGTCTACGAACAGATACATGGATGGATGTCGGGGTCGGGTTCCGTGAATGATTTTCCGCACTACGGCTATCATGGGTATTATCCGCTTGACTACACTCAGATAGACAAAAATTATGGAACGGTTGAGGAATTCCGTGAACTTGTTGACACACTTCATTCACAGGGAATACGCGTTATGCTTGGAGCCAACCTGAATGACCCGGGTTATCCTACATTGCTGGATGCCGTCCAGAACGGATTTGCCGATACGGGTTTGACCGAGGCTGAGGCTGCTCGGCATAGTCGTGACTGGAGCTATGATGATTTTTACGCCGGCCGACTTGATTGGAACGGTTGGTATGACCGCGGTTGGATTCGCATGCCTGATGAGGATTGGGATGAGAGCAATCTGTTGGAGGCTACACTGTTCGGACTGCCCGACTTCAAGGATGAGAGTGACTCTCCGGTGGCCATCCCTGATTTCTTTCATCGCAAATGGGATAGGGAAGGCTCAACAAATGATGCCTGGGTTAATCCGTCGGCGCGCAAGTATCGAAAAGATCGCAAGTGGTCGCCTATGCAATATTTAATCGCATGGATTTCATCGTGGGTAGAGGAGTTTGGAATCGACGGCTTTCGTTGTGATATAGTTGAAAATGTGCATACTTACCGATGGAAAGAACTTAACCTGGCTTGTAATGAGGCTCTTGCAAAATGGCGTAGTGCTCATCCCGAATCATCTGCATCGAAGTGGACCGACAAATTCTATATGACCGGGGATTTCGACAATGCTTCGATTGATTATAAGCCCGAGTATGCCGCAGCCGGTTTTTCCAGCATGGTCAACTTCTTTTTTCCGAAATATGGCGACCTTGATAATATAGTGTACACATGGCAGGCCTATGCCGACAGCGTTGCGGCTCACGCTGACTGGCATCCGTTCAGTTATCTGAATAACTCATATCATCGTGATGCCGATATGTCAAATATGATTGACTGTGCTACTACGCTACTTTTGTCGCCGGGAGTAGCGCAAGTGTTTTATGGCGATGAAACGGGCCGTGAGTTGAGCGATGCCAGGTTTAATGTCGACAGTGATCAGGCATTTCGTTCTGATATGGACTGGAATAAGATTGACTGTGCCCAACTTAAACATTTTCAAAGGCTTGGAACGATACGTAACTCTAACCCGGTTATAGGTTCAGGACGGCAGAAGACACTCGATGTACACACTTGTATCCGCTATAACGATAACGATACGATACTGATTAGGGTACTTCCTGTTGATGGGGAGCCGATAATCGTGAAAGGAATTTTTGATGATGGAGTGGAGCTGGTGGAGCTATATACCGGACAAATTGCGACGGTTGTAAACGGCATAATTACCTTCCCCCACTATGCCAACAAAATAGCCCTCATCCGGCCTCGCTAA
- a CDS encoding helix-turn-helix transcriptional regulator, translating to MSQNKNALLRYHTIDRCLRNTARRWTLQDLVDACSDALYEYEGKDDQVSVRTVQLDLQMMRSDRLGYEAPIEVYERKYYRYSDPDYSISRLPLSSHDIELLNGAIDILRRFDEFDRYHDMADVVSRLQDRVALTERRPIVDFERNRRLKGLEWLNVIYDFISSRTTIRVVYHSFNARHPSEYFIFPYLLKEYRNRWFVFGSRAGDMKLFNFALDRILEVNPCPDIPYRDDPDFDDHFFDDVIGVTKHSRLPKATVRFWADSSQASYILTKPVHDSQRCVDRCNDDGSMTFEVDVVLNPEFYAVMMSFGGGVKVLSPKSAVTRMRDMFRKGANIYG from the coding sequence ATGTCGCAAAACAAGAACGCTCTTTTACGCTACCACACCATCGACCGTTGTCTGCGCAACACAGCCAGGCGATGGACTTTGCAGGATCTTGTGGATGCATGTTCCGACGCGCTGTATGAGTACGAGGGGAAGGACGATCAGGTGAGTGTGCGCACCGTGCAGCTTGACCTGCAGATGATGCGTTCCGACCGCCTCGGCTATGAAGCTCCCATAGAGGTGTATGAGCGAAAATATTATCGTTACTCCGACCCTGATTACTCGATAAGCCGGTTGCCGTTGTCGAGCCATGACATTGAGCTGCTCAACGGAGCAATCGACATCTTGCGCCGGTTTGACGAGTTTGATCGTTATCACGACATGGCCGATGTTGTCAGCCGATTGCAGGATAGGGTGGCGTTGACCGAGCGGCGGCCTATCGTTGACTTTGAGCGTAACCGTCGGCTGAAGGGGCTTGAATGGCTCAACGTGATATATGATTTCATTTCGTCGCGCACTACAATCAGGGTGGTGTACCATTCGTTCAACGCGCGTCATCCGAGTGAGTATTTCATATTTCCCTATCTGCTGAAGGAGTATCGCAACCGATGGTTTGTTTTCGGCTCGCGTGCCGGTGACATGAAGCTGTTTAATTTTGCGCTTGACCGCATCCTTGAGGTGAATCCTTGTCCCGACATCCCATATCGTGACGATCCCGACTTTGACGATCATTTCTTTGACGATGTTATAGGCGTCACCAAGCATTCCCGGTTGCCAAAGGCTACTGTGAGGTTTTGGGCCGACAGTTCGCAGGCTTCCTACATTCTCACCAAGCCCGTTCATGACTCGCAGCGTTGTGTTGATAGGTGCAATGACGACGGTTCGATGACATTTGAGGTCGATGTGGTGTTGAACCCTGAATTCTATGCCGTTATGATGAGTTTCGGCGGCGGAGTGAAGGTGTTGTCGCCCAAGTCGGCAGTGACCCGCATGAGGGACATGTTTCGTAAAGGTGCGAATATTTACGGTTGA
- a CDS encoding site-specific integrase: MNIKRNIIFALESRTKNGVPIVENVPIRMRVIYASQRIEFTTGYRIDVAKWDADKQRVKNGCTNKLKQSASEINADLLKYYAEMQNVFKEFEVQETIPTTQQLKDAFNLRMKDSSEEQQEEAQISFWEVFDEFVKECGNQNNWTASTYEKFAAVRNHLKEFKEDVTFEYFNEFGLNEYVNFLRDKKDMRNSTIGKQMGFLKWFLRWSFKKGHHQNIAYDAFKPKLKTTPKKVIFLTWDELNKLKDYQIPHDKQYLERVRDVFLFCCFTSLRYSDVRNLKRSDIKPDHIEVTTVKTADSLIIELNDHSKAILEKYKDVHFENHMALPVISNQKMNDYLKELGELAEINEPVRETYYKGNERIDEVTPKYALLSTHAGRKTFICNALALGIPAPVVMKWTGHSDYKAMKPYIDIADDIRANAMNKFNQL, translated from the coding sequence ATGAATATCAAACGTAACATCATTTTTGCATTGGAGAGCCGGACGAAGAACGGTGTGCCAATCGTAGAGAACGTGCCTATCCGTATGCGTGTCATATACGCAAGCCAACGCATCGAGTTTACAACAGGCTACCGGATTGACGTAGCCAAATGGGATGCCGACAAACAACGGGTAAAGAACGGATGCACCAACAAGCTGAAACAAAGCGCATCCGAAATCAATGCAGACTTGCTGAAATACTATGCCGAAATGCAAAACGTGTTCAAGGAGTTTGAGGTGCAGGAAACCATACCCACCACCCAACAGCTAAAGGATGCGTTCAATCTGCGGATGAAAGACAGCAGTGAAGAACAACAGGAAGAAGCACAGATTAGTTTTTGGGAAGTGTTTGATGAGTTTGTAAAAGAGTGTGGCAACCAGAATAATTGGACGGCATCCACATACGAGAAATTTGCAGCGGTAAGAAATCACCTCAAAGAGTTCAAGGAGGATGTAACCTTTGAATACTTCAACGAATTCGGGCTAAATGAGTATGTCAATTTCTTGCGTGACAAAAAGGACATGAGAAACAGCACCATCGGTAAACAAATGGGATTTCTCAAATGGTTCCTGCGTTGGAGCTTCAAAAAAGGGCATCATCAGAACATTGCATACGACGCATTCAAGCCCAAATTGAAAACAACCCCTAAAAAGGTAATATTCCTGACATGGGATGAACTGAACAAGCTGAAAGATTATCAAATACCGCATGACAAGCAGTATTTGGAACGTGTCAGGGATGTCTTTCTGTTCTGTTGCTTCACGAGCTTACGATATTCGGATGTCCGTAACTTGAAAAGAAGTGATATTAAGCCCGACCACATTGAAGTCACCACAGTCAAGACTGCGGATAGCCTGATAATCGAACTGAACGACCACAGCAAAGCCATTCTTGAAAAATACAAGGATGTTCATTTCGAGAACCACATGGCATTGCCCGTCATCAGTAATCAGAAGATGAACGATTATCTGAAAGAACTGGGTGAACTGGCGGAAATCAACGAGCCTGTACGGGAAACCTACTACAAGGGAAATGAGCGCATAGATGAAGTCACACCCAAATACGCATTGTTAAGTACCCATGCCGGAAGAAAGACTTTCATCTGTAATGCGTTGGCACTCGGAATTCCGGCACCGGTGGTTATGAAATGGACTGGACACAGTGATTACAAAGCCATGAAACCCTATATTGACATAGCGGATGACATCAGGGCAAACGCCATGAACAAGTTTAATCAACTATAA
- a CDS encoding PDDEXK nuclease domain-containing protein, translating to MNNNGHNIEKTNFDAFINAVGSEIQQAQVRLITAANAQMLFHYWKMGNYILYHQQLHGWGSKTIKQLAKAIRLNFPEKKGYSERNLTYMCQFAKAYPLRTLQNFIETDAKLIAPSVEKIADEVRYLNDVQFTQEPLAQIQSVDNKEIIITQEPLAQIHNVAKTVSDIYRMEIKDIENIFMASPVARTNWASHVIMLNSSLPLGVSYWYMKQSVEMGWSSNVLKIQIETNLYSRQISNNKINNFTATLPAPQSDLANYLLKDPYIFDLAGTKEKADERDIEEQLVKHVTRYLLEMGNGFAFVARQKHFQIGNSDFYADLILYSIPLHAYIVVELKATPFKPEYAGQLNFYINVVDDKLRGEHDNKTIGLLLCKGKDEVVAQYALTGYDQPIGISDYQLSKAIPENLKSALPSIEEVEEELTSFLDKDKNP from the coding sequence ATGAACAACAACGGACATAACATAGAAAAGACGAACTTTGACGCATTTATAAATGCTGTCGGTTCAGAAATACAACAGGCGCAAGTACGGCTGATTACCGCAGCCAATGCGCAAATGTTGTTCCACTACTGGAAAATGGGCAACTATATTCTCTATCATCAGCAACTGCACGGATGGGGAAGCAAAACCATCAAACAGTTGGCAAAGGCTATCCGGCTGAATTTCCCTGAAAAGAAAGGCTATTCGGAACGCAACCTTACCTATATGTGTCAGTTTGCAAAGGCGTATCCTTTAAGGACATTACAGAATTTCATTGAAACGGACGCAAAGCTGATAGCTCCAAGCGTGGAAAAAATTGCAGACGAAGTACGCTACTTAAACGATGTGCAATTTACGCAAGAGCCTCTTGCGCAAATTCAATCCGTTGATAACAAAGAAATTATAATCACGCAAGAACCTCTTGCACAAATTCATAATGTTGCCAAAACCGTATCCGACATTTACCGTATGGAAATTAAGGATATAGAAAACATATTTATGGCATCACCTGTTGCAAGAACCAATTGGGCAAGCCATGTGATTATGCTTAACAGTTCGCTTCCATTGGGTGTAAGCTATTGGTACATGAAACAGTCCGTGGAAATGGGCTGGAGCAGCAATGTTCTTAAAATACAAATTGAAACCAATCTGTATAGCAGACAAATCAGCAACAACAAGATTAACAATTTCACAGCCACGCTTCCTGCACCGCAAAGCGACCTTGCCAATTACCTTCTAAAAGACCCATACATCTTTGACTTGGCTGGAACTAAGGAAAAGGCGGACGAAAGGGACATAGAAGAACAACTGGTTAAGCACGTCACACGTTACTTGCTGGAAATGGGAAATGGCTTTGCTTTCGTTGCCCGACAGAAGCATTTTCAAATTGGTAACAGCGATTTCTATGCAGACTTGATTCTGTATTCCATTCCCTTACACGCATACATTGTAGTAGAATTAAAGGCTACCCCATTCAAACCGGAGTATGCGGGACAACTGAACTTCTACATCAATGTAGTGGATGATAAACTGAGGGGAGAGCATGACAACAAGACTATCGGGTTGTTGCTGTGCAAGGGGAAAGACGAAGTTGTAGCGCAATACGCATTGACAGGCTACGACCAGCCGATAGGCATCAGCGATTACCAGTTGAGCAAGGCTATACCTGAAAACTTAAAATCGGCTCTGCCAAGTATAGAGGAAGTGGAGGAAGAACTGACTTCCTTTCTTGATAAAGATAAGAACCCGTAA
- a CDS encoding DUF3853 family protein — protein MTNLQELLLKPVWQMTGEEFIFLSKHASHQVEVQPRPVTDTERKYVYGILGIAKLFGCSLPTANRIKKSGKIDKAITQIGRKIIVDVELALELAGKKTGGRK, from the coding sequence ATGACAAATCTTCAAGAGTTATTATTAAAACCCGTCTGGCAGATGACAGGCGAAGAGTTCATATTCCTGAGCAAACACGCTTCCCATCAAGTGGAAGTGCAACCACGACCCGTTACGGACACAGAAAGAAAGTATGTGTACGGAATACTGGGCATAGCCAAACTATTTGGGTGCAGCCTGCCAACCGCCAACCGCATCAAGAAAAGCGGAAAGATTGACAAAGCCATCACCCAGATAGGACGCAAGATTATCGTGGATGTGGAGCTTGCCCTTGAACTGGCAGGAAAGAAAACCGGAGGACGGAAATAA
- a CDS encoding DUF6291 domain-containing protein, producing the protein MENTTMNAQCRKGKGLKFDQEWKDAVDRLPKHYRDEICAAIEAYQRDLTVVEVTPGVPRAIFMLIMPTIRRRYRARELRRLARARKAAAKAAQSPRRESAKTESVAPAAAQSASQPVHSACTQLPTPAPNPPSKPGRSPLDKLLRHRKRRDAIHRVRK; encoded by the coding sequence ATGGAAAATACAACAATGAATGCACAGTGCCGAAAAGGTAAGGGATTAAAATTTGATCAGGAGTGGAAAGATGCCGTCGACCGACTGCCGAAACACTATCGTGACGAAATATGCGCCGCAATCGAAGCTTATCAGCGCGACTTGACGGTGGTTGAGGTGACGCCCGGCGTGCCACGCGCCATATTTATGTTAATTATGCCAACGATTCGCCGTCGCTACCGCGCACGTGAATTGCGCCGCCTCGCCCGCGCCCGCAAAGCCGCAGCAAAGGCCGCTCAATCGCCTCGCCGGGAATCCGCTAAGACGGAATCTGTTGCCCCTGCAGCTGCGCAATCAGCATCGCAGCCGGTTCATTCCGCATGCACCCAACTTCCGACTCCGGCACCCAATCCCCCGTCAAAACCCGGCCGAAGCCCCCTCGACAAGCTGCTCCGACACCGCAAACGTAGGGACGCGATACATCGCGTCCGCAAATAA
- a CDS encoding toprim domain-containing protein, which yields MDIQTAKQIRIADYLHSLGYSPVKQQGINLWYKSPLREETEASFKVNTERNQWYDFALGKGGGIIELASHLYATDHIPYILERIAEQTPHIRPDSFSFGKQSSSEPRFQQLEIVPLSSPALLSYLQERGINTELAKRECREAHFTNNGKRYFAIAFPNISGGYEIRNRYFKGCIAPKEISHIRQSGKARNTCYVFEGFMDYLSFLTLRLENCPKFPELDRQDYMVLNSVSNVSKALYPLGSYERIHCFFDNDRAGMEALRQIRMEYGRDLYIRDASQTYSGCKDLNEYLQKQAERNRQVQSVRETHTQPPKKKNGFRL from the coding sequence ATGGATATACAGACAGCCAAGCAAATCAGGATAGCGGATTATCTGCACAGTTTGGGATATTCTCCCGTCAAACAACAGGGTATCAACCTATGGTATAAATCACCGTTAAGGGAAGAAACCGAAGCCTCGTTCAAGGTAAATACCGAGCGCAACCAATGGTATGATTTTGCACTCGGCAAAGGCGGCGGCATCATCGAACTGGCTTCACACTTATATGCTACCGACCATATACCTTATATATTAGAACGCATAGCAGAACAGACACCACATATCCGTCCTGATTCTTTCTCTTTTGGCAAGCAGTCATCTTCCGAGCCACGTTTTCAACAACTGGAGATTGTACCGCTTTCTTCTCCTGCCCTGCTCTCCTATTTGCAGGAAAGGGGAATAAACACGGAACTGGCGAAAAGAGAATGCCGCGAAGCTCATTTCACCAACAACGGCAAACGGTATTTCGCCATTGCCTTTCCAAACATATCGGGCGGCTATGAGATTCGTAACCGTTATTTCAAGGGCTGCATCGCCCCAAAGGAAATCTCCCATATCAGACAGTCGGGGAAAGCAAGGAATACCTGTTATGTGTTCGAGGGATTTATGGACTATCTTTCATTTCTTACTTTGAGATTGGAAAATTGCCCGAAATTTCCCGAACTGGACAGACAAGATTATATGGTATTGAACTCTGTATCGAATGTGAGCAAGGCTCTCTATCCGTTGGGTAGTTACGAGCGCATACATTGTTTCTTTGACAATGACCGTGCAGGGATGGAAGCACTCCGGCAAATCCGTATGGAATACGGCAGAGACTTATACATCCGTGACGCTTCGCAGACCTACAGCGGATGCAAGGACTTGAACGAATACCTACAGAAACAGGCTGAAAGAAACAGGCAAGTCCAGTCCGTAAGAGAGACGCACACCCAGCCACCGAAAAAGAAGAACGGCTTTCGGTTATAG